The Poecile atricapillus isolate bPoeAtr1 chromosome 6, bPoeAtr1.hap1, whole genome shotgun sequence genome contains the following window.
CCCAGAGCTAATCCCcactcccagcccttcctgctgGCTTGCAGGGTTTTGTGAAAGCCAAACAagagccccagagcagcacaggggtgCAGGCAGGCtccaggctggattttgggCACACGagctctggaaaagctggagTGTGGCAGGAATAAGGGTCAGAGCACCCATGGAAGGGACAGCTGCTGACCCTTCTGCAGTTTCATATCACAGGGAGTTATCTGCTCTGTAATGCCGCCTTTCAAAGCAATTCTCGTCTTTTGCACGGGGATCCCCCCAAGTTTCGATCAGAGCGACAGCAGCTGCCTTTTGTGACAAACAGAGCCACACCAGCATCTTTGCAGAGGGCTTTTGGAGCTGCATTTCTTGCCGACAAAAAGCAGAGGGCTTTTGGAGCTGCATTTCTTGCCGACAGAAAGCAGAGGGCTTTTGGAGCTGCATTTCTTGCCGACAGAAAGCAGAGGGCTTTTGGAGCTGCATTTCTTGCCCACAGAAAGGTCGCCAAGCTCGCTGCATTTGAGGAACGAGCAGCTGCGACCTTTCCCTGTTCCGGCTCTTACTCcgagccccaaaatccccaggaGTTGTTCAGCCGAGAGCCAGGAGAGGGTGCTGCTAAATTTGGCAATGGCCCCACAAAATGCcgcttttccctctttcttcccctgcttccacccccagccccttggAACGGGGCGCTTTTAAACGCAATGGATTTACATACGGATATAATGGCCCTGATGAGAAGCATCTTTCGCTTAATTACAGCCAAAGAGGAGCGATCAGAAGTGCGGCCGCAGCTGCCGAGCACTTGTatggcagcacagcaaagtCCCAGCAGTGCTCGGGATAAAGGATGCCCCACAGCTCGCTTTGAACTGCGGCTTTGCCAAAAGCCCTGGGACATGAGCTGTGCTGGATCCAAACCAAGAGGAACTGCCTCTGGCACGGGGAAACCATCGCTGCCGTGTAAACAGTGCTTCTGGTCTCTCAGGGACAGACATTCGGCAAAAATGCGTGACTCCGGGACTTGCTGCCCTGTTTTAGGATGAAAATAGTTATAAACAATTTATAAAAAGGAGTATATATCACTTCTCAGCTTTGGGCCAGTCACAGAATGATACAGGACCTCTCTGCATCACAGACCTAATTAGTTTTTAGCCCAGATGCAACCCACTTAAAATGTCTGAATCTTCAGTACAAAACTAAGAGCATTCCAAACCTACccaaacaggaaaattaaagtctttttctcttcctccctctgaTTTCTCAAACCCTCCTTCTCCACACCAGTGGGCTGGCAAGTGCAATGAAAGAACTGCAGCAGGAACAAAAGAAATGGGAGATGGGGCAGGTACAAGAAGCATCTGCCCCTGCTCAAGTGACAGAAGTGAGCCCCACTGTGCCATTCCTTCTTCCAAGGAAAAAACTCTACACTAGGACAGGCTGTAAACTGTGTTAGCAAGGACTGAGAGCAGGATAATGGTGGGACATGAAGCCATCCCTACCCAAACTCTGTTTGGAACATAAAAGAGCTGTCAGCACACAGATTTGGTGTATTtgtagaatatttttattttttagctgAGAAACACAAAATAGGGCAGTTTAAGGCATGCAATCAGGCACGAAACTTCTCTTGCTTGTTTTGTGTGCTCATACCTTCAGTGTAAGTTCTATGAAGAGTAGATCCTATCTTTAATCTCTACATAAAGCAACTCTGAGCACCCATTTACAGCCAGAGGTTGGATGCAATGTTTACAGCTGTTCCTGGAATGAAGGATTTATTCCTAGGGAAACAGttctttttctgtgtgattTGCTCTGTGCCACGTAGAACAAGTGCCACCTATTTTCAGAAGCAAGTTTGTAATAATACCAACTCTCCCCACATATACACAAATTGCAGTTATAGACATCTGCTTGCATGGTTTTAATTTCATTGCCCttttactgaaaaatacagATAATCCAATGAATAGGAAAAAACATCTTTGCTTTCTGCATATTGCAAGCCTGCTTGTTGGTGTTGTAGAGAAATCAAACAAACCCAGGCACCACAAAGAGAATGGTGTAATCAGCTTTTTGCCTCTGAGGTAAAAGAGCAACTCAAAGATTAAGAATTTTGTGGGTTAAGGTCCATTAGGTTAGAAACATAATAGGTATTGAAGTAAACATCATAGGATTAGAGATGCTGCTAAAacatacattttcatttcagtaacTTTTGTCTCGTGGTAGTGTAAGCACCTTTGTGTCTCCTCATGTGGGGCATTTGCTCTGAGCAAGCAAAGGCAGTACCTGATAGGGAACATATTGCCAAGGAAAGTGTTGTTCATAAGCAGCTGCAaacttattttctctctttaacAGCCGACCTTTGTTCATACGGCTCCTGgctttattttctattattacCATTTTAAAACATGATAGACAAAGACTCTTCTCCTTTGctcatgcatttttaaaatcaatatgaTTAAAAATGAATCTACTGTGCATCCATGTGATGAATGTGGTAAGAGCTTGTTCTGCATTTTTCTCATTAATGTCCCCATGCTGAATTTTTCAATATCACTAAGACTAATGTAGCAAACACCAGGAAAATACAAATCCCAAGTCCTAAACTGGTTAAGCTGCCCACTCCCAAGGGCTTCAATGCTATCAGAAGTTCTGTCCTCTGCTGTGGCAGGCATTAAGAGTTTGTTATTACAGTGGATTTTCAAAAGAGGCAATCCTGAGATTACAAATAGTAAGCAAGTCCAGAACTGAATGGTCCCATTTCCTAGGCCCcatcagaggaaagaaaaaaaaaaaaagtaagattcATGCACGTTTAGTTCATTCTTATTCAGTAAAACATTGAAATACAGCTTAAGCATGAGATCAAATACCACTGAAAGTGCCTGAAGTAATATGACTTCACCATTAAATCTTTCGAGAGCATAAAAAGAACATTAACTCAGTGCATAAGAATTACACCTTACAACGTGCATATGGAGGCACTGACCTCTCCTTTGATTTCCTAAAAATGAACAGGGCATGGAGCTCTAGGGGAACAATCAGAACTTCCATCCCCACTTTCAACTAGGGAAAAGCCCATGGAAACAATTTTCCTTTACACAACACCTGCAAGAGCAGCTCAGAgttaaaagaaataatcaagTCTACCAAGTGAGTTTGCATTCTAAAAATGACAAACTAGACTTAGATTTTAAACATTGATAGTGACAGCAATGTATGAAACATATCTGGCAtttctgaccaaaaaaaaaagtaagtacAAAATGTTCAAAAGCTAACTGTGCACTTAGATTACCCAGCACATAAACAAAAGTTCAAGACAAGCAGTGCAAAAAATGGAAGAGTAAATAATGAGTGGGAAACAGCCAGACTACAGCTGTGAAGCTTCTAAACAGAGCAAGTAGCTAATACACTTTCCCAGCTTAAAATGCAATTTAGTAACACTGCAGTGAATTAATCAAAAAATATATGAACACGTGAAAAACTCAATGCCAAAATGTGCTTTGCAGTGCTGACACATTCCCAGGACAACATGGAATGCGCATTGGGAATGCCTTTCATTACCAACCTTTGGTTGCACAGGGCAGAAATAAATTCCCCTTGCTCTCAAGCTTGATGTGAGAGTGGctgaaccccaaaaccaactcCATGTTCCACTGCAGCTCTCCAAAATCACAATTAGGAAACCCTGAAATATTTGAGTGGGGCAAACAAAACCCGGCAGGGCgattttagcagaaaaaaattgagtaaaacaaaaccagatttgGTTTGTTGGTCCTTTGCCAAAGcactgtggctgcacagagcaggattGTTCAGGAGATCTGGGAGAGACCAGATGCTTCCTGATAGCAGCATCTGATGTCACACTGGCATGAGGGACAAAGCCAAGCTTTGCTGAGATCAGTGTGCCCTGAGAGGGATATTTACTTATTCACTGTCACATTTCCTAATGGCAGTTAGGAGTTCTTCAGAGATTGTCTCTTTTAGAgcctctgttcctaagggaaTAGAAGTTATCCCAGCCTCTGAAGAAGGTGATTGTCtactgcaaaaaaattaaaataaaataaaggggGAAATTCAGGAgatacaaaaatgaaaatcatgACTGGGGAAGTGTTTTGATTCAGCAAtaaaggcaaagcaaaacagaCATCACCCTGAAAGAACAAAGTCACACAGGAAGTGATTGGATTCTGCTGAGCTTAACCCTGAAAGACGCTGTCCCTTTATGATTAAATTTGCTATGAATGACTCACCCACAAACTACTCTGAAATGTACTCCTCAACTGCTTCTCCCAGAAGTTCAGGATGTAAAAGCTAGTcccaaataaaaattacaagGCGAAAATGAAAACCCAGCCACGCTATCTCCAATTTCTCATCACCAAAATGCctcacaaaagaaaacacaagaattGAAAGCATTTTAACCTGTGAAATATGAAAGGCAATTCATGCTATGGAGGAATACCTCAGCCTTTTAGCTGGGAAACAGTCCTTCCATGGGTGCTTGGTTAATAGCTATCATGCAAAAACAATTAGTCATTCAAGCAATTAAGAAGGTAAGTATCTCCTAAAAAGGTTTTGAGCTTTCCAAGCCCTAAATGCAACTGCTATAAACCTAGACTGTTCCTGAGTGTAATTTCCTTATTGTATTGCCTCTCCTGAAGAGATCCGTTGTGTCTCATGTGTTGTAAATTCTTGATGCTCTTTTAGCTGCAGTCTGAGCCTCTGCTGAGTTCTCCTCTTGCTCCTCGCTCTTCTTATGGTTTAGGAATATGTCTGACTTCAGGAAGCGGCTGTAGCTGTCATATTTCATGAGATTGAATATctgggaagagggggaaaagaataCAAAGCAAATGACCTCagtaaaatgagattttaaatgGGAAGGATGCATTAATTCCAATGTACTTTCATTCTGTTTGTACTACAGCATTACTACAGAGtgggacatttaaaaaaatacacttccAACTCTTCCAGGGGCAGCATGTTGTGGGCTCCAGGGTCACTGCTTGGCAGTAATATCCACATtagtttaaaaatcaaattatagCTTTCACAATAGCCAACTCTGCACATCTAATACTGAGGGTGAGAGGTGCCGTGCCTTGGTCAGTGAGGAGGATGATCAGATCCTCCTGGGAGGGTGTCTGGAAGGCATTCAGAGGGACAAAGCAGAGCTTTGAAGAAAGAGAGGTACCTTTTATGCACCTTTCTGCCTGCAGTGACTCCTGAATGCTGCAGAGTAACTCCTGCAGAGGACTGGGTAACTAAGGAAAACCTCAATAATTTACACAAGTGCTGAAACAACTGGTTTAGCCAATGCTCTTAAACCTATGCCAACCTTCCCATCTTTTTTAGACCAAATGCCAAGACTTGTCTCAGGCCAGACAAGAAATGTTGCAGGAACCTGCCACAAAGAGTTGACCTGGTATAGATGTGTTTTTCCAGTTAAAATGTGGGTTTAAATTGATGGTGGATTAAATTTGTTTAATTACACTTTTCACTAGGCCAAGAGCTTCTCACAGCCAGCATGGAAACATGAAGTCAGCCCCAAGTACAGCTTTTTTCTCCCAGGGCTTGAGCTCAGGCTCATCCCTCAGCATAAATGCTGCTCTTCTATTTATACCCACTgcagacaaaaaacaaaaaaacaaacaacaacaacaacaaaaaaaccctacaaatcttttggagttttctgaaaacaaaagggTTGGGAGAAGAGCCTGGAATCTGTTCAGGTGTCAAGGTCAGGACTATATTTTGCTTGGTCTTGAAacagaggggaagggaaaaaagtaaaCTTCAAAACTATAATTGAGGCAAAACCAAAGCCAGCCTCACCCCCAGTCTATTATTTCACTGGTGGAGCCTCTCTGAGTCATGTTTCAGGACTGATTCTTTTTTATGATACTCAGAATAACAATTTCCAAGATAAATTTGTGGATTCTGACCTGCAGATGTGGCTAATCCATGTGTGGGTAATTCATCTTTACCTTTACAGGCCTCACTTCTAACTGATAGTACAATCAGGTAACACAACTCTTTgctaggaggaaaaaaaaacaatctcAGACTGCTTTTTCATTCCACATCCTCGAGGAACCTGGACAGATACAGGCAAACACCTAAAACTTGACTGTTCTTGTCTGTGCATTTGCTGAAATAGCTCCCTTGCAAGTAAATTACATGGTGGCTTTTACTAACCACTATTTGTttacacatttaaatatttaagttcATGTCTAAAACCATGGAAATATTATTCTTTAAGATACATACtggaatatgaaaaaaaaatctcaaagcaCCCACTCTATGTAGAGCCTGATCTTCAGGGTCTGAACTcctcctgagttaagcaaagTCAAATTTGCTTAACTCCTGGCACTGGCTAAATACCATACAATTAAGTTTATCCAACCAgatcaaggggaaaaaattgtaaGGAAGACATTTCCTGTTAAAACATCATGCCTGTGTTAAGAACTTAGACCCCTCTTGTTCCTGGTATCACTTAAAGCATCTCCCAGAGAGAAAGAGCATTGAAGATGAAGATCTCCTGCAGTCTGCTCAGCCACATACAGAGCAGAGCTCATAATCACGTGCCAAAGCagaacccttttttccccctccctgcctTTGTGGAGCAGCAATATTTACCCCACAAGTATTCTGAAGCACGTGGATTTCTATGATCCACACTTCATCCAGCACACACAAATGGCCTGGGGGCAGTTAAGGGCACCCATGGGCAGCAGCCCAcaccccccagcacccccagtaACACCAGGAGCTCTCTGGAGAGCTGAAGCTCTTGTTACAGCACTGCTCTACTCCAGACTGCggcctcccagctctgcctttgtCTGCTCCAGACCCACAGTGCCAGCAGTGGTTAACACTGCTCTTCAGAGAGCAAATTACACCACTCCTCATAACTTTATAAGGATTGAAAACTGGAGAAGACCATAACTCTTCTGAGCCATTATCTAACAGCAGTAAACAGTAGCTTCAAGCACTGGAAACTTGCAATGACCCATAAAtgctttgcatttgtttttaaaactcaCAGAATTTCTTCCCACACTAGGGGGATTCCTCTACCACTAGCCCAGTATGTTTCCAGTTCAGGTATTGCTAATCCTTGGCTCTCCAGGTGCACGTCATTTATAAAAtagcaaatattttcattccagTATTCTCTCCAGCTTCACTCTTACACTCACTCACCCTGAACTGCAGTGCTTAGACCTACCAGAacatttccttcccttccctcaagTCAGAactttttccattaaaaactcTGTTTCTTCACACGGAAATTTGGTTTCAGGTATTTCCACTGCTAATGTCTTGGAATCTGCCTGAAAGACAACAGAGCCTTTGCCCCTCAGACCCCTCCAAGTGACCCAGACAGTGTCCAGCCAATGCACTCAATACCTGATTGAAATGGGCTGAAAACACTGTTTAAATCACTGTGCTGTTTCTCCACAAAAGGAAACAGTCAAATGGAAAATACAGGTAGTCCTGAGGATGGTACAGGAATTAAAAATAGTACTGCAAgtgctggaaagctgcagataagAATGACTCACTTCATAACTTATGCTTTGAAATCAGCTAAATATCAAGAAAATTTACCACCTAAAGACATGCCTGCAAAATTTCTAATTCCTACCAGACCTCCCAAGTTCTCTAGGGAAAGGCAAAGCAGAGACCAACTCCTCTAAGTCTCACATGTTGCAGAAGAGGAGGGTTTTCAGAAAATCATGTTATATTCATATCAATATAAATACCAAAGTAAACTGAAGAAATTTGAGCTCTCCAGGAAACCAGTGGCAACTACAGAAACAAACATCAGCAATGAGTCAGAACAAGTGAATACACAGGAAAACGAAGACGCTGGGTTAGTCAGGGCCATTCTCAAGCTACCCacacagggagccaggagaaAACGCCATCCAGTTTTCCAGGAAAGTCCTGAGTTGGAATTAGAATGATTGTATTGAGTCTCTTAATTAATTGGTTGTAGTGAGATGGGGCCAAGAACCTGGAATATCTCAGAGCAGCTGCATTAATATCCCCAACATGGAAGCAACCCAGCTCTGTGCTTACCTGTTCAATCCATGTCATGGCTGGAAAGCAGAGTTCActaaaaccagacaaaaatgaatgaaactGTGTTATTGAAACAGATCATTTTACCTGGTCCTGGAGCTTCTGAAACATGAGAGGGTGAGGTGTCTCCAGGATGGTCTCACTCAAACGGGACTGCCCTTCAACATTAACTTGGGAGGAAGCTTTGCTGGACAGGAAAGTCATGTAAATCTCTTTAGCTTTTTCCTGCATCTGCAAAAGGACATTTATTTAGAGAATTATTTGCTGTGGGAATGTTTTCTGTATCATGTTCCTTACGTATGTTCATTTTTACTGGAAGACGAACACCCCTGCAGGCCAAAAGCTACAGTAATATCAGTGAAAGCTGCCAGAATTCAGCTCTAGGTTACAGCAGGTTGGGATGGTTGAATCTCAGCAGCCAGGGTAAAACTGCTCAGCATCATCAACTACACCTTGTCTTGGCTTTTGAGACAAATGTTTTTCCTAACAGGTCATCAGTGTGGGCAAGAAACCCAGAGGAGGAAAAACTGGAAACCTGAAgtgaaaaaactgggaaaattgagTGAAATTAGTGTGCAACCCATGCTGCTGCCAGATAACATCGTCACACACTTTGTCTTAACCATTACCTCAAAGCAGATCACCTACAGCACGACTCCACGATTAAAGAAAACACCAACAACTTGGCTAATTGGCAAAGATAAGACTCTCAATAGCCTGGGATTTGGTAAAGAAGGGCGTGACCTGCAGAAAGCCATTGGTATTTGCCCTGATTTCAGAGCTCTTCCCTTGTCAAACCAGTAACAGCAATAACATCTTGACCCCACCAGCATCTTTAAGCTTCAAAGCAGTGAGTGGCCACAATCCCCTGCAGTTCAATGAAAGGCCCCTTATCCAGATGGTTGGATAAGAGGGAGAAGAGAACTAAGCCAGGCAAGATCCAAGCCCCCTGCTGCAATCTGAATTTTGCATGCTGAAAGCaacccaggagcagctgctctgggccaTCCCGAGCCCTGGGCACTCACCAGGGTCCCCAGGGTACCTCTAATGAGCAACCACAGCTCCAGACCAGCACCAGCTGAAGGGCTGTGCCTGTGATGGGAATAGGGCTTGAAGAAGGAAACATTTAAACCCTGGCCATGAAGGAGTCTCAGAATTATTTCCATGTTTTACAGCTGAGGTACATTTACACTTGGGGGTGATTAGAGGAAAAGCTGCATGTGTTTGAACATTCGAGAGGCCTAAAGAGTTGGGGCTCTCTCACTGCTGAAGGGGACACCCATTCTCTAGTATTCCTTTTTAAAACTCATTATTCATCTGGTGGGTAGAACGTTACGTGTCAAGTGCATTAGGTCACAATGAACTCTTTTTAACAATTTCCAACTTGTTTCACAGCTCAGAGAGGACTGGGTCAGCCACTTCTGTTCTAAATGAGCAATTAATCCAAGGGATCAAAGGTGTGACTGCTATAAGTGGCAAAGTTAATGTCCTAATGCAGGTACAGTAAAGGGGCCTTCAGCTATTATTGCATGAACCATTGTACTGCCAGTCCCACCTAAATGACTTTTGAACCTGCTGTCCAATTTCAACCACACTTGAGAGAGGGGcaaaagattgaaaaaaaaataaaattactctCCTGCTGAGTCAAAGGAAAatcaggagaaaagaaagggagaggaaaagcagctcaTGCACCAAGGGAAAAACTGCAGTACGTGCTCAGAAGTTATCTGCTCTACTTGAACTGCAGGGTGTTGCTTGCTGCTGGCTAACCAAGGCAGATGCAGCTCCTCACCAGCCCCAGCACAAGGTGCTGCTTGCCCAAGGACACAGGAGCAAGCTGGGCACTACAGAGAAAGGGCAGAGGGAGGCTGGAGAGGAAACACCAAACTAGAAGCAAGTGTGAGGAAGTTTAAAGAGCATGGAGAGGAACAAGAGGACTGTGTGGGAGGCTGGTGAAACAGGGAGGCTCTTTGGATTTTGTGAGGaagaataacaaagaaaggaagtgaaagagctgtggcagggagaggaggcCATTGCAGAGACACAGAGAACCTGGCTTTATAGCAGTGGGGAGATATGAAAATGCACAGCTGCACGTTACAGGTTCTGCTGCAAATAGAACTGTTCTGCTACATCTATGCTTCAGTGGTACAGCAGCTGATTAACTACAGCCtataatttgctttaaaaagaaagaacaattAAAGCTGCCAGTGTGTTCATACACCCCCCAAATGTCACTCAGGCAGAGCCAGGTTCAGGTGGAGGAGGCAGAGATCATCCCTGTTCACTCGGTGGCATTCTCTGCTCTGCATCAGCCTGAAACTAAAGCCTCAGCCCAGGGGACTCTGGAACTGAAACAGCTCTTAAACTGGGATCTTGTTCACAGGTGGTTATTAAAGGATTCCTGGCAGTCCTCAGTTCCATCTGTGTGCTCTCCCCAGTGTCGGTGCCAGATTCCCACTTGGAGTACAAAGTTCTGTCTACAGCACCCCCCTCTCTATTTCAAGTGGATACAATATTCTTTCCCACTTCCTCTCCTAAGGTCAAGCTCAGCTCCCAAGCATGTGTGGCTCCCAACTGAGGTGGATGGGAGCCCCAGATGCTCATCAGACCAGGCTCCCAGCActcagcagctgtgcagcaTTACCCAGCCCTGCTAAACCCCTGCTACATTCCACATGGGAAGCAACAGAAGAAACTCCTGAATTGCAGGACTTTGTTCTGGAATCATTCATTACAAAACTTCAACATGGATATTTTGGTGGGTTTTAGCAATAGCTGAAAATATTCCCTGTTGTTGGAAGCATTTATTACAATCTGTAAGTTATTTCTGAAgctcagctgcaggaggagaagaaacatttaaacCCTGGGAAGCAGCACGACTGACATGTTGTTTATTTCATTAACAGTCACAAATGCAACAACGTATGACTAACTCcaacaaaatatttacagttaaattttattcctttatccCCACCACTTccatttcagaaattaaatgtgtGCCCTAACAAGGGCCACATGGGTGGCAGCAGAGCTCACTGCTATGAGTGGACTTGACCCAATTGATTTCTCCATCTTCACTAAAcattaaatttgtattttaacttcagttttaaaggaatatcctttttcttttgttgttgtttttcttttttttgagcTACAGAGATGTGTCTTGAGCTGAGGGGGAAGTCTGTACCTTCCTGCTAGAGGATAGGCTGAACCCAGTCCATCTAAAACTGCCTCACTCTGCCAAAAAATCTCCCCTGCTCCCTGAATCATCAGGCTGGCAGAGAAAGGATAATAATAAATATCTCTGGCACAATGGATGCTTAGTCCATTGCTCATGTGGGGACCTTTGGGGAAGTTTAAACTGACGGAGTAGAACCCCACGTCAGTACTCTCACATCAAGTAATGAAAAGTTTGTCTCATCCTTTAAAAATaggggggaaaatcccattcatagaatcatggaaatttgaaattactttaaaGGTCAGCTACTTCCAAccccctgcagggacaggggacatctTCAGCTACATCAGGTTGCTCACAGCCCCATCTAGCCTGGCACTGCACATTTCAAAGGACATGGCATTGGTCACCACCAGTTCCAGTGTATCACCATcctcacaataaagaatttcttccttatactTTATCTAAACTTGCCCtatgtcagtttgaagccattctccttgtcctgtcattccattcccttctccaaagtccctctccagctctctatgagcccctttaggcactggaaagtctccctggagccttcttttccccaggctgaacacccccagctctcccagcctggctgcagagcagagatacttcagcccttggagcatctctgtggcctcctctggactcactccagcctGGGTTAAATTGATATCAGCTTCATCTGACCAAGAGTCTCAGTGTCTATGAGCTAATCTGTGTGGGAAACCAGTTTTAAGGAGAAGCAAATtacaaaacaagtaaaaaattgtttttagaATATTGTGCACACAATAGAGAGATGCAAAGGGATTTCTGCAAGAGGcactttcagaagaaaaacccACACTTCATGATACCATAAACACTGGAAAGATTTCTATTTTTAGTGCTTTTCCTAGCTTTGTAAATTATCTAAACAAAGCCACCCATAGGCAGTAGCTACAAAAATTTACTGTAAGTCTGTGTCATTCTAAAGCACATTTATTCAGCCAGCTATAATAATTTGGGCAACTGCAGGCTGACCATACTGTGGGATGACTGGTCCTGAATAATTAACCTAAATAGAACTTAGTTAAATTTCTGTCCATTCATCTGGCAATTCATTGAAGGATTCACCAAGCTCCTATCCCTGTACATCACTTTAACATTTTCTGTACTGGCATCCTAAGTTAACAATCCTAAATCAGCTAAATATATGGAAATTATTTAGCAAGGGAAAAATGATTATTATCCCACTGAAAGCGTGGGACTTTACAGAAAAGTCGACTGACTGGTTGTTCTTTCCTCAAGACTTTTTTGTATTCATGGACCTTGATGAGGGAGGGAAGCAGCTGAATACACAAAACTGGAATTACTAAATGTTACAAAGTTCACAGTCAAATCGAACATTTCCCTCTTCCTGCAAAAAAATAGTATTGTTACATTTTTATGGATTTATCAATACCCAAAAAATACTCTCAGCAAATTgttttgaggggaatttttttttcagtgcaaaaCACAGGATATTTACAGAAAGGAGACTCTCCTACCCAAAATACATTGTTTGGAAAGAGACAGGGAAGTTTTTGTTGTTGAAAATCTACTGGGAAATTGTTTTAGCTGACAATATTTGACTGACCTTAAGAGAGGAATCCTGGACACAGCCCTCTTACACCTGTGCTTCATAGCACCTCTCCAAGCCCAGCTCTCCCATCTGATTCCTATTCCTTGGCATTGCTGATGTTCCTCCAAGcccactcctggaaaagctgcagcccaggcttggacaggagcactctgtgctgggttaggaactggctggatggccgggCCCACGGAGTGGTGGCATCCAGCTGGTGGCCAGTGACAAGTGGcgtccctcaggggtctgcgCTGGGGCCTGtccaatatttttattgatgacatggatgagggaaTTGACtctttcattagtaaatatgcagatgacactaagctgggagcgtgtgttgatctgttggaagggaggagggctctgcagagagacctggaatggttggatggatgggcagaatCCAGTGGGATGAAGTTTTAATAAATCCAAGTgccaagtcctgcattttggccacaataacccctgcagcaccacagcctggggatggtgtggctggacagtggccaggcaga
Protein-coding sequences here:
- the RGS10 gene encoding regulator of G-protein signaling 10 isoform X1, encoding MLSEGMAWTHRAAIPLQEINDGEGHPSSSHQTLKGTSKWATSLENLLEDPEGVKRFREFLKKEFSEENVLFWLACEEFKKTQGKKQMQEKAKEIYMTFLSSKASSQVNVEGQSRLSETILETPHPLMFQKLQDQIFNLMKYDSYSRFLKSDIFLNHKKSEEQEENSAEAQTAAKRASRIYNT
- the RGS10 gene encoding regulator of G-protein signaling 10 isoform X3, giving the protein MLGYMEKINDGEGHPSSSHQTLKGTSKWATSLENLLEDPEGVKRFREFLKKEFSEENVLFWLACEEFKKTQGKKQMQEKAKEIYMTFLSSKASSQVNVEGQSRLSETILETPHPLMFQKLQDQIFNLMKYDSYSRFLKSDIFLNHKKSEEQEENSAEAQTAAKRASRIYNT
- the RGS10 gene encoding regulator of G-protein signaling 10 isoform X2; protein product: MFNRAVSRLSRKRPPSEINDGEGHPSSSHQTLKGTSKWATSLENLLEDPEGVKRFREFLKKEFSEENVLFWLACEEFKKTQGKKQMQEKAKEIYMTFLSSKASSQVNVEGQSRLSETILETPHPLMFQKLQDQIFNLMKYDSYSRFLKSDIFLNHKKSEEQEENSAEAQTAAKRASRIYNT